From Rhododendron vialii isolate Sample 1 chromosome 10a, ASM3025357v1, the proteins below share one genomic window:
- the LOC131302876 gene encoding exopolygalacturonase-like — translation MRFDFVTNSRVHHLRSINSKNSHFNLFACNNVNMSHIRISAPEGSPNTDGIHIGSSTNIRITRSIIGTGDDCISMVSGSQDIDISGVSCGPGHGISVGSLGRSPKEFVTGITVTNCTFSGTQNGVRVKTWAPSLASVASNFMFQNIFMDNVNNPIIIDQQYCPRPYCKDDDSEVQISNVTFRNIWGSSSSKVAVSLQCSGIVPCQNIKLVNINLSYNGPQGPPSASSCSNVRDRDEKISIEHIEAP, via the exons ATGAGGTTCGATTTCGTGACCAACTCGAGGGTGCACCACTTGAGGTCAATCAACAGCAAAAACTCACACTTCAACTTATTCGCATGCAACAACGTGAACATGAGCCACATTCGAATCTCAGCCCCAGAAGGCAGTCCCAACACCGACGGAATCCACATCGGAAGCTCAACCAACATCCGGATCACCCGATCAATCATCGGCACTGGCGACGACTGCATTTCCATGGTCTCGGGTAGCCAAGACATCGACATCTCTGGTGTCTCGTGCGGCCCTggccacgggatcagcgtcGGGAGCCTAGGGAGGTCGCCTAAGGAGTTTGTGACGGGGATCACAGTGACAAACTGTACTTTCAGTGGGACCCAGAACGGTGTCAGAGTCAAGACGTGGGCCCCTTCTCTAGCTAGCGTTGCTTCGAATTTTATGTTCCAAAATATCTTCATGGATAACGTGAACAACCCTATTATCATCGATCAACAGTATTGCCCGCGGCCTTATTGCAAGGACGAT GATTCAGAAGTTCAGATAAGCAATGTTACATTCCGGAACATATGGGGGAGTTCAAGCTCAAAAGTTGCAGTTTCCCTACAATGCAGTGGGATTGTTCCTTGCCAAAACATCAAGCTTGTGAACATCAATTTGTCCTACAATGGCCCTCAAGGACCtccttctgcttcttcttgttCTAATGTCCGAG ATCGTGATGAAAAAATCTCGATTGAGCATATTGAGGCACCATAG
- the LOC131302877 gene encoding exopolygalacturonase-like codes for MALGWRFVLLMLALECSTTHGQGGRAPAIFDVTSYGAVADGKTDNTMAFLRAWSGACMWKGKSRVVIPKGTYTLDSVIFRGPCNGPIVFIIKGIIKASTDPRMFFIDHWIGFQYIDGLVVKGGGTLDGQGPSGWPYNDCYSNPNCKPLPVVSFFYAILCSS; via the exons atGGCTTTGGGATGGAGATTTGTCTTGTTAATGTTAGCTTTGGAGTGCAGTACCACCCATGGCCAAGGAGGTCGGGCACCTGCGATTTTTGATGTAACGAGTTATGGTGCGGTTGCAGATGGCAAGACTGATAATACCATG GCCTTTTTAAGAGCTTGGAGTGGAGCATGCATGTGGAAAGGGAAGAGCAGGGTTGTGATCCCAAAGGGAACATACACGCTGGATTCAGTGATCTTCAGAGGCCCATGCAACGGTCCGATAGTGTTTATCATAAAAGGGATAATTAAGGCCTCCACTGATCCTCGTATGTTCTTTATTGACCATTGGATTGGGTTTCAATACATCGATGGGTTGGTGGTGAAAGGTGGTGGCACTTTGGATGGCCAAGGTCCTTCTGGTTGGCCTTACAATGATTGCTACTCCAACCCTAACTGCAAGCCTCTTCCAGTAGTAAGTTTTTTCTATGCCATTCTTTGTAGTAGTTGA